The Prunus persica cultivar Lovell chromosome G8, Prunus_persica_NCBIv2, whole genome shotgun sequence genome includes a region encoding these proteins:
- the LOC18766808 gene encoding late embryogenesis abundant protein D-34 yields the protein MSQEQPRRRPDQSPGQEPLKYGDVFNVSGELASRPVAPRDAATAQAAENLVLGETQRGGPAAVMQSAATYNERARLVGHRDATKVAREEGVSVTEGINPDGNRVVTEHVGGQVVAKYVEPPLPMGSPGGALDRDAITIGEALEATALSAGDKPIDKSDAAAIQAAEMKATGRTEIDPGGVAAMAQYAASVNPRDVNKKKLGDVLEDATQKLPADKVVTREDAKAVIGAEIRNSPTMSTTRGGVAESLAAAARLNQNTGK from the exons ACGGAGACGACCTGACCAGTCCCCCGGTCAGGAACCCCTCAAGTACGGCGACGTTTTCAATGTTTCAGGGGAGTTGGCATCCCGTCCCGTTGCACCCCGAGACGCTGCCACAGCCCAGGCTGCTGAAAACCTAGTTCTCGGAGAGACTCAGAGGGGCGGCCCGGCTGCAGTCATGCAGTCGGCAGCCACTTACAACGAGCGCGCTCGGCTCGTTGGCCACAGAGATGCCACAAAAGTAGCCAGAGAAGAAGGAGTGTCTGTTACAGAAGGAATTAATCCCGATGGCAACCGCGTTGTTACCGAACACGTTGGTGGACAG GTTGTGGCCAAATATGTGGAACCGCCTTTGCCGATGGGATCGCCAGGAGGAGCGCTGGACCGTGATGCAATTACAATTGGTGAAGCTCTCGAGGCCACTGCTCTGTCAGCAGGCGACAAACCCATTGACAAAAGCGACGCCGCTGCAATACAAGCCGCCGAGATGAAAGCCACTGGGAGAACCGAAATAGATCCCGGGGGTGTTGCGGCCATGGCTCAGTACGCAGCTTCTGTTAACCCGCGCGACGTCAACAAGAAAAAACTAGGCGATGTGCTAGAG GATGCGACTCAAAAGCTGCCAGCGGACAAAGTTGTGACGAGGGAGGATGCGAAGGCGGTGATAGGGGCAGAGATAAGGAACAGTCCGACTATGAGCACCACTCGTGGAGGTGTGGCTGAATCGTTGGCCGCAGCCGCGAGGCTTAACCAGAACACTGGAAAATAA
- the LOC18768403 gene encoding transcription repressor OFP12 yields MPNTLGRNLNLCFTKITRPLTLHSPDNDHSSPLPTTAADAATATTSTSSTSLMIKNFNSLYDDQYMFDSTTTSKSLSSSFVSSSETETDAPAADFATAFASRRFFFSSPGRSNSIVDQSASPPSSIAASSESPDHKLVNHSVAVPTFSPDPYRDFRRSMQEMVEAREGTKNEEEEGGKNKSNWEFLHELLLCYLALNPKSTHKFIIGAFADLLVSLMPSPGGGDGGELPEFTAGVCEISRCV; encoded by the coding sequence ATGCCAAACACACTAGGAAGAAACCTAAATCTCTGCTTCACAAAGATCACACGGCCACTCACTCTCCACTCCCCAGATAACGATCACAGCAGTCCATTACCCACCACCGCCGCCGACGCCGCTACCGCCACCACATCCACGTCATCAACCTCATTGATGATAAAAAACTTCAACTCCCTCTACGACGACCAGTACATGTTTgactccaccaccacctccaaaTCCCTCAGCTCCTCCTTCGTCTCCTCCTCCGAAACCGAAACCGACGCCCCCGCCGCCGACTTCGCCACCGCTTTCGCCTCCCGtcgcttcttcttctcctccccaGGCCGCTCCAACTCCATCGTCGACCAATCCGCATCGCCACCGTCGTCCATTGCCGCCTCGTCAGAGTCCCCCGACCACAAGCTCGTCAACCACAGCGTGGCGGTCCCCACTTTTTCGCCGGACCCTTACCGGGACTTTCGGCGGTCCATGCAGGAGATGGTGGAGGCGCGTGAGGGAACGAAAAACGAAGAGGAGGAGGGCGGGAAGAATAAATCAAACTGGGAATTCTTGCATGAGCTTCTGCTGTGCTATCTTGCGCTCAACCCTAAGAGTACCCACAAGTTCATCATCGGCGCTTTTGCCGATCTTCTCGTCAGCCTCATGCCATCTCCCGGTGGGGGTGACGGCGGAGAATTACCCGAGTTCACAGCTGGCGTCTGTGAGATTTCACGGTGCGtctga
- the LOC18766284 gene encoding 40S ribosomal protein S18 — translation MSLVANEEFQHILRVLNTNVDGKKKIMFALTSIKGIGRRFANIVCKKADVDMNKRAGELSAAELDNLMTIVANPRQFKIPDWFLNRKKDYKDGRYSQVVSNALDMKLRDDLERLKKIRNHRGLRHYWGLRVRGQHTKTTGRRGKTVGVSKKR, via the exons ATG TCTCTGGTAGCGAACGAAGAATTTCAGCACATTCTGCGTGTGCTCAACACAAATGTTGACGGCAAGAAGAAGATCATGTTTGCCCTAACCTCCATCAAAGGTATCGGTCGTCGTTTCGCCAACATTGTCTGCAAGAAGGCCGATGTCGACATGAACAAGAG AGCTGGAGAACTCTCTGCTGCGGAGCTTGATAACCTCATGACCATTGTGGCGAATCCTCGCCagttcaaaattccagactgGTTTTTGAACAGGAAGAAGGATTACAAGGATGGGAGGTATTCTCAAGTTGTTTCCAATGCATTGGACATGAAGCTGAGGGATGACCTCGAACGCCTGAAGAAGATCAG GAACCACCGTGGTCTCCGTCACTACTGGGGTCTCCGGGTACGTGGGCAGCACACCAAGACTACCGGACGCAGGGGAAAGACTGTTGGTGTCTCCAAGAAGCGATAG
- the LOC18766697 gene encoding LOW QUALITY PROTEIN: uncharacterized protein LOC18766697 (The sequence of the model RefSeq protein was modified relative to this genomic sequence to represent the inferred CDS: inserted 1 base in 1 codon) encodes MKEGLRSGKLKVDKDKLGVEKRGDELKQGGSDSGGENSPHLVSSCPEEPEREILGDKAKKSDELGSEECGEDGDTGESKNVGAAEIGKKQIDDDGLEKKKVKEKEVNGKVQIVRRVLRSQSAVNGGCDKAVSGGALVSKSRESGGFHNQCTDVKNEGVHQLGSEECGEDGDTGGIKNVGAAEIGKKQIDDDGLEKKKVKEKEVDGKVQIVRRVLRSQSVVNEGCDKAVSDGALVTKNREGGGSHNQSTAVKNEGVHQLGESENVGVGEIRKKRRRVDDGQDIDDDGIERKKMKEERIGGRALRSRFVEYRGCDKAESVGKSRASYVSHEKCTEVKNEEGGQLVGGFTKKLKGKRGRPPKVPKVEKEESDRSAGGLKKQKKLKRKRGRPRKAEKEESGLVVGRLRKKLKSEQGRPLKVQGSNVALKGRLDKGKKMKAKITTNGSNLERRIIGKVLDVKTFSPDKRDKKEKDLENEDGEGNKECEQKRKGNKEQKNEQKDQDGELARSRQKQLVRDKMVELILRAGWTIDYRPRNGKEYKDAVYVSPAGRTHWSVTKAYKALKNHCENGEGNSEGCKAGFKFTPIPPEEVNKLQRIVVKKREGKKKAKQKGKDGREGGINEKKKGRGGTRGDGLIEEKKGKKKGKSLKGKRLLIGQDDSASRACKGRLSLVKDHEQHKTKNRKRCALLVRNSENADSENDGYIPYDGKRTVLAWMIDLGTLSLNSKVKYMNXEKTQVLLEGRITGDGVHCGCCRETISTFEIGNSCQSDYSEPFKHVYLDSGSSLLQCLLDSWNKQDEYDRRGFHFVDVNREDPNDDTCGICGDGGDLICCDGCPSTFHQSCLEIKKFPSGEWHCVYCSCKFCGMFCGNTCQRDGDENIAASALITCHLCEEKYHRSCIQAKDAVNDDSRGLSFCGRNCQELFESLQKLLGVRREIEGGFSLTLIRRSDIGSDVSICDTPQEEGCDSKLIECNSKLAVAFLIMDECFLPMVDHRSGVNLIHNILYNRGSNFSRLNYGGFVTAILERGDEIISAASIRIHGNYLAEMPFIGTRYMYRRQGMCRRLLTAIESALCSLNVEKLVIPAISELRGTWTSVFGFKPLEESGKQKMKNMKILVFPGVDILQKPLLKQLSEASMIPLEGLGSTELEHQQTGQEVLFYNNEKLLAGSGSEATAPCGNEFQSSASVPDVRAVEVDTQQNHNIAPEMESKSCTLHHVDSEAPDAGIKILSASGEGTENIDCEVRIEDVTIKNLSSRDEGSICHSTESNATELQASQDAKDLKHHGSQHLQVAGSTFCLNGKMFETCEAEYNHPATEHTPTVTVEETRKVSCDAFHLTSILAHQKADDFEGYCTLNSHHSCGATLQSNGITKSPDVIDVDLTPNGSPTDTKSLKHSEFDSWVDNTSAVANLQNNGITKLPDVTDVDLTPNGSPMDTKSLKQSEFDSRIDNTSAGANLHSNGITKSPDVTDVDLIPNGSPTDTKSLKQSEFDSQVDNISAGANLQSNGITKSPDVTDVDLTPNGSPSLKPSEFDTWVDNTSDAQCDPNNTSVVALHCGSSGGNSAGTSEVIIVSNPAS; translated from the exons ATGAAGGAGGGCTTGAGATCTGGCAAGTTGAAGGTTGATAAAGATAAGCTAGGTGTTGAAAAGAGAGGGGATGAGCTGAAGCAAGGTGGTTCTGATTCAGGCGGTGAGAACAGTCCACATTTGGTTTCGAGCTGTCCCGAGGAACCTGAGAGAGAAATTCTGGGTGATAAAGCGAAGAAAAGCGATGAGTTGGGCAGTGAGGAATGTGGGGAAGATGGTGATACAGGTGAGAGTAAAAATGTGGGAGCAGCCGAGATTGGGAAGAAGCaaattgatgatgatggtctcgagaaaaagaaggtgaaggaaaaagaggtgAATGGTAAAGTGCAAATTGTTCGTCGGGTTTTGCGGTCACAGTCTGCGGTGAATGGAGGGTGTGATAAGGCAGTAAGTGGTGGTGCCCTGGTTTCAAAAAGTAGAGAAAGTGGTGGGTTTCACAACCAATGTACTGATGTAAAAAATGAAGGGGTTCATCAGTTGGGCAGTGAGGAATGTGGAGAAGATGGTGATACAGGTGGGATTAAAAATGTGGGAGCAGCTGAGATTGGGAAGAAGCaaattgatgatgatggtcttgagaaaaagaaggtgaaggaaaaagaggtgGATGGTAAAGTGCAAATTGTTCGTCGGGTTTTGCGGTCACAGTCTGTGGTGAATGAAGGGTGTGATAAGGCAGTAAGTGATGGTGCTCTGGTTACAAAAAATAGAGAAGGTGGTGGGTCGCACAACCAAAGTACTGCAGTAAAAAATGAAGGGGTTCATCAGTTGGGTGAGAGTGAAAATGTGGGAGTAGGTGAGAttaggaagaagaggaggcgGGTTGATGATGGCCAAGATATTGATGATGATGGtattgagagaaaaaagatgaaggaAGAAAGGATAGGAGGTCGGGCTCTGCGGTCACGGTTTGTGGAGTATCGTGGGTGTGATAAGGCCGAGAGTGTTGGGAAAAGTAGAGCGAGTTATGTGTCTCATGAGAAATGTACTGAGGTGAAAAATGAAGAGGGTGGTCAGTTGGTTGGAGGGTTTACAAAGAAGTTGAAAGGCAAGCGTGGGAGGCCACCCAAGGTGCCCAAGgtggaaaaggaagaaagtgaCAGGTCAGCTGGTGGATtaaagaagcagaagaagtTGAAACGTAAGCGCGGGAGACCTCGGAAGGCAGAAAAGGAAGAGAGTGGTCTGGTGGTTGGTCGGTTGAGAAAGAAGTTAAAATCCGAGCAAGGGAGACCACTTAAGGTGCAGGGGTCTAATGTGGCTTTGAAAGGAAGGCTTGataaggggaaaaaaatgaaagcgaAAATTACAACTAATGGTTCAAATCTGGAAAGGAGGATTATTGGGAAAGTGTTGGATGTGAAGACCTTTTCTCCAGATAAAAgggataaaaaagaaaaagatttggAGAATGAGGATGGAGAAGGAAACAAAGAATGTgaacagaaaagaaagggaaataaagaacagaaaaatgaGCAGAAGGATCAAGATGGAGAACTCGCCAGAAGTAGGCAAAAACAGTTAGTGAGAGATAAAATGGTCGAACTAATTCTGCGTGCAGGTTGGACGATTGACTATAGGCCTAGGAATGGCAAAGAATACAAGGATGCAGTGTATGTAAGTCCAGCAGGAAGGACTCACTGGTCAGTCACCAAGGCTTACAAAGCTCTTAAAAATCATTGTGAAAATGGTGAAGGTAATTCTGAGGGTTGTAAGGCTGGCTTCAAGTTTACTCCGATACCACCTGAGGAAGTCAACAAACTACAAAGGATAGTTGTTAAGAAAAGGGAGGGGAAGAAGAAGGCAAAGCAGAAGGGAAAAGATGGAAGGGAGGGTGGAattaatgaaaagaagaagggaaGGGGTGGGACTAGAGGGGATGGACTTATTGAAgagaaaaaggggaaaaaaaagggtaagtCACTGAAAGGGAAACGTTTGCTTATTGGGCAGGATGATTCAGCAAGTAGAGCATGCAAGGGGAGGTTAAGTTTGGTCAAGGATCATGAGCAACATAAGACGAAAAATAGAAAGCGATGTGCTTTGTTGGTTCGCAACTCTGAGAATGCAGATTCAGAAAATGATGGCTACATACCATATGATGGGAAAAGAACAGTACTTGCCTGGATGATTGATTTGGGAACCCTATCACTTAATTCGAAAGTGAAGTACATGA ATGAGAAGACACAGGTGCTTCTTGAGGGTAGAATTACAGGAGATGGAGTTCATTGTGGTTGCTGTAGAGAAACAATTTCCACTTTCGAAATTGGTAACTCATGCCAAAGTGATTACTCTGAGCCATTTAAACATGTATATCTAGACTCTGGGTCTTCCCTTTTGCAATGCCTGCTAGACTCATGGAATAAACAGGATGAATATGACCGTCGTGGATTCCACTTCGTAGATGTTAACAGGGAAGACCCAAATGATGATACTTGTGGAATCTGCGGAGATGGTGGGGACTTGATCTGTTGTGATGGTTGTCCATCAACATTCCACCAAAGTTGTTTAGAGATAAAA AAGTTCCCTTCGGGTGAGTGGCATTGTGTATATTGTTCGTGCAAATTTTGTGGGATGTTTTGCGGAAACACATGCCAAAGGGATGGCGATGAAAATATTGCCGCGTCAGCATTAATTACTTGCCATTTGTGTGAGGAAAAAT ATCACCGATCCTGTATTCAGGCAAAGGATGCTGTAAATGATGATTCCCGTGGACTATCCTTCTGTGGGAGGAATTGTCAAGAG TTATTTGAGAGTCTGCAGAAGCTTCTTGGTGTAAGACGTGAAATAGAAGGAGGATTTTCATTGACTCTTATTCGCAGATCTGATATTGGCTCAGATGTTTCTATTTGCGATACACCACAGGAGGAAGGTTGTGATTCAAAGCTGATTGAATGCAATTCCAAGCTGGCTGTTGCATTTTTAATAATGGATGAGTGTTTTTTGCCTATGGTTGACCACAGAAGTGGAGTCAATCTGATTCATAATATTCTGTATAATCGTGG GTCAAATTTTAGCAGACTGAATTATGGTGGATTCGTCACTGCAATTCTGGAGAGAGGTGATGAGATCATATCAGCAGCATCCATCCG GATCCATGGGAACTATTTAGCAGAGATGCCATTTATTGGGACCCGCTATATGTATAGGCGTCAAGGAATGTGCCGTCGGCTTCTTACTGCAATTGAATCT GCTCTCTGCTCTTTGAACGTTGAAAAATTGGTCATACCTGCAATCTCGGAACTTAGGGGAACATGGActtctgtttttggttttaagcCCCTTGAAGAATCAGGCAAGCAGAAGATGAAGAACATGAAAATATTGGTTTTCCCTGGTGTAGATATTTTACAGAAACCATTGTTGAAGCAGTTATCAGAAGCAAGTATGATTCCTCTGGAAG GTTTGGGGTCCACTGAACTTGAGCATCAGCAAACTGGGCAGGAGgtgttattttataataatgaGAAGCTTTTGGCTGGGTCTGGCAGTGAAGCAACTGCACCCTGTGGAAATGAATTCCAGAGTTCTGCTTCAGTTCCTGATGTAAGGGCAGTGGAAGTGGACACCCAACAGAACCATAATATCGCACCTGAAATGGAAAGCAAATCTTGCACGTTACATCATGTTGATTCTGAAGCCCCTGACGCTGGTATAAAGATCCTTTCTGCTTCCGGGGAGGGCACTGAAAATATCGACTGTGAGGTGAGGATAGAAGATGTCACTATTAAAAACCTCAGTTCTCGTGATGAAGGATCTATTTGCCACTCTACTGAAAGTAACGCCACTGAGCTGCAGGCATCTCAGGATGCCAAGGACCTTAAACATCATGGTTCTCAACATTTGCAGGTCGCAGGATCTACTTTTTGTCTGAATGGAAAGATGTTTGAGACTTGTGAAGCGGAATATAACCATCCTGCTACTGAGCATACACCTACAGTGACAGTTGAGGAAACTAGGAAGGTCTCCTGTGATGCATTTCACCTGACTTCCATATTGGCACACCAAAAAGCAGATGATTTTGAAGGTTATTGTACGTTAAATTCTCATCATTCATGTGGGGCAACTCTTCAAAGTAATGGAATTACCAAGTCCCCTGATGTCATTGATGTGGATTTAACTCCCAATGGGTCTCCGACGGACACAAAATCCTTAAAGCACTCTGAGTTTGATTCTTGGGTTGATAATACAAGTGCTGTGGCAAATCTTCaaaataatggaattaccaAGCTCCCTGATGTCACTGATGTGGATTTAACTCCCAACGGGTCTCCGATGGACACAAAATCCTTAAAGCAATCTGAGTTTGATTCTAGGATTGATAATACAAGTGCTGGGGCAAATCTTCACAGTAATGGAATTACCAAGTCCCCTGATGTCACTGATGTAGATTTAATTCCCAACGGGTCTCCGACGGACACAAAATCCTTAAAGCAATCTGAGTTTGATTCTCAGGTTGATAATATAAGTGCTGGGGCAAATCTTCAAAGTAATGGAATTACCAAGTCCCCTGATGTCACTGATGTGGATTTAACTCCCAACGGgtctccatccttaaagccatCTGAGTTTGATACTTGGGTTGATAATACAAGTGATGCACAGTGTGACCCAAACAATACTTCTGTGGTGGCTCTTCACTGTGGATCTAGTGGAGGTAACTCAGCTGGTACTTCTGAGGTGATAATTGTATCAAACCCGGCTAGTTGA